The Nitrosospira multiformis ATCC 25196 region CTTCGAACATTACCGCGAATTCATGCCGTACGTGAAGGAATCGGAAGTGCTCAGCCGCACCGGCGATAACGAGGTGGTGACCTATGCCCGCATCGCACCGCCGTTCATCAGCGAGCGCGACTATCCCCTCAAGGTGCGCCTGACGCGCAAAGCGGCGGCAGGTGACACGCGAAAGGACGGCACCTTCAAGGTCGAGTGGACTGCGCTGTCCGAAGCAAAGCCCGAGGTTGAAGGCGTGGTGCGCATCAAGCTCAACGAGGGCTCATGGGTGGGGGAGCCCCTTGATGACGGCAGGCACACGCGCCTCACTTATACATTGCTTACCGATCCGGGAGGACTCATTCCGGATTTTGTGTTCAACCTTTCGAATACCGTCGCGATACCTGAGCTCTTCGATGCGGTAAGGAAGCGTTCCACCGAAGCGGTTTCCGGACGGAAGTAATCAGGCCGATGGCACACTGTCTGTCCGTTCCCGGGGGATTTTCCAGAGCAACAGATTACCCATATGTTTGAGCTCAAGACCTTGTTTCTCTTCCTGGCTACAGCGCTTGCCGAGATCGTTGGTTGTTATCTACCTTACCTTTGGCTTAAACGGGATGGGAGCGCCTGGCTTCTTGTTCCTGCTGCCGCAAGCCTGGCACTGTTTGCATGGCTTCTCACGCTTCATCCGACGGACGCCGGTCGTACATACGCGGCTTACGGAGGGGTTTACGTTTCCGTGGCAGTACTTTGGTTGTGGGCTGTTGACGGGGTCAGGCCGACTGCCTGGGACATGGCAGGTTCCCTTCTGGCGCTGACAGGTATGGCAATTATCATGTTTGGTCCAAGACATGCATAATTTACATAAGCCCATGAGTGAGTTGCAATGCAATGAAGCGATGCTGCTGGATTGACGCCGTCACCTTAAACGTACAATTCCTGAGCAGAAATTTCTCATAAATATAGAGGGCTGTCTTTCCACAAAGACGAAAGTCAACAGGTTCCCGCTGAGCGCTCTGCTGACAGGGTTCTGCCAGTGGCATAATTTCAGAAATCATTGAGTAAGAAGGTTTTCGACAGGAGAAAATAGATGATCACGAGAAGGATGATCGCATTGCCGGGCCTGCTGTCAGTTGTCTTGTTTGCCGGCTGTTCGGCAATTTCAACGACACCGGAGGGCAAATCCGTTGAGCTTGGCACAGAAAAGCCCGGCGGTAATTGCAAGCCCCTGGGTGATGCGGTCGGCTCCCAAGGTAACTGGATTACCGGCGATTACACTTCGAATGAAAATCTTCTCATCGGCGCTAGAAATGATCTGCGCAACAGGGCCGCCAAAATGGGTGGAAACTACGTCTGGGTGCAGAACTCCGCCAATACGAATGCATGGGGCAGCAAGGGCACGACAAACACGACAGTGCTGGGTGTGGTTTATCGCTGCGAGTGAGTCCCGCCGCCGGGTTCCGAATATCTCGACCTGAATTTACTGCCATAGGCGGAGCGCTACGGAAATGTCCAGCAAGGTTTACTATAACAGCGCATGTCCCGTCTGTAATGCGGGTATAAAAGAGCAGCGCCGCCGTATGGAAGCAGGCGGTATCAAGGACATTCAGTGGATTGACGTGCATGCGCAGCCGGAGGCTGTTGCAGAAGTAAATGCCTCGCTGGAGGAGGTGCGCGAGCGGTTGCACGTAAAAAGACAGGATGGCCGGATTGACGTGGGCGTGGATGCTTTCACGCAACTCTGGTCACAAACGCCGGGGCAGCACTGGCTGGCAAGGCTTTTTCGGCTGCCGCCGCTGAAACAGCTTTCACGTCTGGCTTACAACGCCTTTGCCGGCGGGCTGTACCGGTGGAATCGTGCCAAAAAACACTGGTAGGCACTCCCGGGCGCGAGTGACCGGGAAACAATTCCCGCAGCTATTTTCTGATCAGGAAAGTTTGGTGAAAATTCCGTTTCGCCGCTAATTCCCGGTTTTATCCAAGGCCCAGGTAACGTTTTCCCCCGCCCGGAATGGAATCAGGCTTTCGCCGCCAAATTCCAGCTGCGCCGGCACCCTCCAATTTTCCTTCTTCAACGTAATCTTGTCCTGATTGCGCGGTAGCTGATAGAAATCCGCACCATGAAAACTGGCAAAGGCTTCCAGTTTTTCCAGCGCGCCCGCCTGTTCGAATGCTTCCGCATACAGCTCGATCGCTGCGTGAGCAGTATAGATGCCGGCGCAGCCGCAGGCGTTTTCCTTGGCGAATTGTGCGTGGGGAGCGCTATCGGTGCCGAGGAAAAATTTCGGATTGCCGCTGGTGGCCGCTTCGATCAGCTTCTGCCGGTGGGTTTCCCGCTTGAGGATGGGCAGGCAATAGTGGTGAGGCCGAATACCCCCTTGAAAAAGGGCATTCCGGCTGATCAGGAGGTGGTGGGCCGTGATGGTGGCGGCGACGGTTTTCGGCGCGTTGATGACGAACTCTACCGCTTCCCGTGTGGTGATATGCTCGAATACCACGCGCAATCGCGGAAAACGCTGGGTCAACGGGATCAGCATCCGTTCAAGAAAGACCTTTTCCCTGTCGAATACATCCACCTCCGGATCGGTTACCTCGCCATGCACCAGCATGGGCATTTCCGCTTGCTCCATGGCTTCCAGAGTTTCATGGCATCTGGCAATGTCGGTGACTCCTGCCGCGGAGTTTGTGGTAGCGCCTGCGGGATAGTATTTGATGCCGTAGATTACTCCGCTTCT contains the following coding sequences:
- a CDS encoding START domain-containing protein, whose amino-acid sequence is MSSSAAFIAILTIIAVAASGAAGLVSADPVEGTGSVNSPGPDWTEAYHKNGLVIFTKDIAEGRRVIAVSEVEVPPEAVFNVLVDFEHYREFMPYVKESEVLSRTGDNEVVTYARIAPPFISERDYPLKVRLTRKAAAGDTRKDGTFKVEWTALSEAKPEVEGVVRIKLNEGSWVGEPLDDGRHTRLTYTLLTDPGGLIPDFVFNLSNTVAIPELFDAVRKRSTEAVSGRK
- a CDS encoding thiol-disulfide oxidoreductase DCC family protein, with the protein product MSSKVYYNSACPVCNAGIKEQRRRMEAGGIKDIQWIDVHAQPEAVAEVNASLEEVRERLHVKRQDGRIDVGVDAFTQLWSQTPGQHWLARLFRLPPLKQLSRLAYNAFAGGLYRWNRAKKHW
- the pyrC gene encoding dihydroorotase, whose translation is MNTFTLTRPDDFHLHLRDGEHMRAVLADTARRFARAIVMPNLKPPVITTEMAVAYRGRLLAALPQGVRFEPLMTLYLTDNTSPSEIIEAKRSGVIYGIKYYPAGATTNSAAGVTDIARCHETLEAMEQAEMPMLVHGEVTDPEVDVFDREKVFLERMLIPLTQRFPRLRVVFEHITTREAVEFVINAPKTVAATITAHHLLISRNALFQGGIRPHHYCLPILKRETHRQKLIEAATSGNPKFFLGTDSAPHAQFAKENACGCAGIYTAHAAIELYAEAFEQAGALEKLEAFASFHGADFYQLPRNQDKITLKKENWRVPAQLEFGGESLIPFRAGENVTWALDKTGN
- a CDS encoding DUF4156 domain-containing protein, whose amino-acid sequence is MITRRMIALPGLLSVVLFAGCSAISTTPEGKSVELGTEKPGGNCKPLGDAVGSQGNWITGDYTSNENLLIGARNDLRNRAAKMGGNYVWVQNSANTNAWGSKGTTNTTVLGVVYRCE
- a CDS encoding YnfA family protein, encoding MFELKTLFLFLATALAEIVGCYLPYLWLKRDGSAWLLVPAAASLALFAWLLTLHPTDAGRTYAAYGGVYVSVAVLWLWAVDGVRPTAWDMAGSLLALTGMAIIMFGPRHA